In one window of Scytonema millei VB511283 DNA:
- a CDS encoding fructosamine kinase family protein, producing the protein MWTEVAHHISKISGKEFFVNSQRTVSGGCINQGYTITDGDRTYFVKLNSPSQTAMFEAEALGLKQMLATATIRVPQPICWGATDKSAYIVLEWLDLGRGGTPAWAEMGRQLAAMHDRSSSQAFGWDINNTIGSTPQINTWTKDWGEFYVQYRLGYQFQLAKRRGGRFPQQEKLLAAIGQILAGHQPSPSLVHGDLWGGNAAFTSAGEPVIFDPATYYGDREVDVAMTELFGGFPAAFYQGYNEVLPLDSGYERRKILYNLYHILNHFNLFGGSYESQANGAIARLLG; encoded by the coding sequence ATGTGGACGGAAGTTGCCCATCATATTTCCAAGATTTCAGGAAAAGAGTTTTTTGTCAATAGCCAGCGGACGGTAAGTGGCGGTTGCATCAACCAAGGCTACACCATTACCGATGGCGATCGCACCTACTTTGTCAAACTCAATTCCCCCTCCCAGACTGCCATGTTTGAAGCAGAGGCGCTGGGATTAAAACAAATGTTGGCGACGGCAACTATTCGCGTTCCGCAACCGATTTGTTGGGGAGCAACCGATAAGTCTGCATACATTGTGTTGGAGTGGTTGGACTTAGGACGTGGCGGAACTCCAGCTTGGGCGGAAATGGGGCGACAGCTAGCAGCAATGCACGATCGCAGTAGCAGTCAAGCATTTGGCTGGGATATAAATAATACGATTGGTTCTACGCCGCAGATCAATACTTGGACGAAAGATTGGGGAGAATTTTATGTCCAATACCGCTTAGGCTATCAATTTCAGCTAGCAAAACGTAGAGGCGGACGCTTTCCCCAACAGGAAAAGTTACTCGCGGCAATTGGGCAGATCTTAGCAGGACATCAGCCGTCACCTTCCTTAGTCCACGGGGATTTATGGGGTGGCAATGCTGCTTTTACCAGTGCTGGAGAACCCGTCATTTTCGATCCAGCAACATATTACGGCGATCGCGAAGTTGATGTTGCCATGACTGAATTATTTGGTGGTTTCCCAGCCGCTTTTTATCAGGGATATAACGAGGTTTTACCGCTAGATTCTGGGTACGAACGGCGAAAAATTCTCTACAATCTTTATCACATTTTGAACCACTTCAACTTATTTGGTGGAAGTTACGAGTCTCAGGCAAATGGGGCGATCGCGAGACTTTTAGGTTGA
- a CDS encoding DUF305 domain-containing protein, which translates to MQTNSGKTKVLVIALTAIATITSGLLAASFGISAKDSETANTTDAHVKQNMQHGMMGNMSMDLGPADANYDLRFIDAMRMHHQGAIEMAKAVQQRSKRPEMKKLADNIITAQSREIAQMNQWRQAWYPKAGKQMMAYHAQMGHMMPMSSDQMKSMMMSQDLGAADSQFDLRFINAMIPHHEGAVTMAQDVLKKSQRPEMKQLAKAIIRDQQKEIAQMKQWRKAWYNQ; encoded by the coding sequence ATGCAAACTAATTCTGGAAAAACTAAAGTTTTGGTAATAGCTCTAACCGCGATCGCCACAATAACCAGTGGTTTACTAGCTGCTAGTTTTGGGATTTCGGCAAAAGACAGTGAAACTGCTAACACTACTGACGCTCATGTGAAGCAGAACATGCAACATGGGATGATGGGTAATATGTCGATGGATTTGGGTCCAGCCGATGCCAACTACGATCTGCGGTTTATTGATGCGATGAGAATGCATCATCAAGGGGCGATCGAGATGGCAAAAGCAGTGCAGCAGAGATCGAAGCGACCTGAGATGAAAAAACTAGCAGACAACATCATCACTGCTCAAAGTCGGGAGATTGCGCAAATGAATCAGTGGCGACAAGCCTGGTATCCCAAAGCAGGCAAGCAGATGATGGCTTATCACGCTCAAATGGGACACATGATGCCGATGTCATCAGACCAGATGAAAAGTATGATGATGAGTCAAGATTTAGGTGCGGCTGACTCTCAATTCGATCTGCGCTTTATCAATGCGATGATCCCGCATCATGAAGGTGCGGTGACAATGGCTCAAGATGTGCTGAAAAAATCGCAGCGACCGGAAATGAAGCAATTGGCAAAAGCGATTATTCGCGACCAACAAAAAGAGATTGCTCAAATGAAGCAGTGGCGCAAAGCTTGGTATAACCAGTAG
- a CDS encoding efflux RND transporter periplasmic adaptor subunit: protein MRKLHLKRSPAMPCRVSGAIVSLAIVMAPVTVLAHGGHGDEFHSGSEATQTTDSIQVDAQTVKRLEIKVEPVKRQQLAVGLQATGQIETLPNRQVEVTTPISGAKVAKLLVQPGTYVQAGQPVAILAAPDLVELRVTSQEKQAEARADLQKAQADLRLAQQNYQRFSQIATAEIAQAQSQVDFAQEKSDKDQILLIQGAIPRRQALESQTQLAEAKAKLTAADSRRDVIAAEADLKRAQSSVQAAQSHLSLSDTAYQTRLQQLGAKANAQGQVTVTAPISGRVADREVSLGQSFEDAGGKLMTIINDSRVYATANIYEKDLNKVKNGQPVRVTVASMPNRSFTGRVAVIGSVVEGEARVVPVKAEIDNSGGVLKSGMFAQLEVLTDRTATALAIPSSAVVEANGKQMVYIQNGNAYQPVEVILGQTIGDTIEVKSGLFEGDAIVTQRAPQLYAQSLRGDGEQGRRGAGEEKTSASTTTGWQFPGWLMGATGGLAIGTVAFAAGAVWSSRRTKSQVVPASTELADEVNEYRNGKSSSRSTDPASEPGESGESVFGDESNSMNDNHHLRSQQSEIGDWK, encoded by the coding sequence ATGCGCAAATTACACCTGAAGCGATCGCCTGCAATGCCTTGTCGCGTCTCGGGGGCGATTGTTAGCCTAGCGATCGTGATGGCTCCCGTAACTGTGTTAGCTCACGGCGGACACGGAGATGAATTTCACAGCGGAAGTGAGGCAACTCAAACGACTGACTCGATTCAAGTCGATGCCCAAACTGTCAAGCGTTTGGAAATTAAAGTAGAACCAGTAAAGCGACAACAACTCGCTGTAGGGCTACAAGCTACAGGACAAATTGAAACTTTGCCCAATCGACAAGTAGAAGTTACGACACCGATCTCAGGAGCTAAGGTAGCCAAATTATTAGTGCAGCCAGGGACTTACGTGCAAGCAGGTCAACCTGTCGCCATTTTAGCGGCTCCCGACTTAGTAGAATTGCGCGTAACTTCCCAAGAAAAGCAGGCGGAGGCACGAGCAGATTTACAAAAAGCGCAAGCAGACTTGAGATTAGCGCAACAAAACTATCAGCGTTTCTCACAAATTGCCACAGCAGAAATTGCCCAAGCACAAAGTCAAGTGGACTTTGCTCAAGAAAAATCTGACAAAGACCAGATTTTGTTAATTCAAGGTGCAATTCCCCGTCGCCAAGCCTTAGAATCACAAACTCAGCTAGCCGAAGCCAAAGCTAAACTAACCGCAGCAGACAGCCGCCGAGATGTCATTGCAGCCGAAGCCGATCTCAAACGCGCTCAATCATCCGTGCAAGCGGCTCAGTCGCATTTAAGTCTCAGCGACACAGCATATCAAACTCGACTACAACAACTTGGCGCAAAAGCTAATGCGCAAGGACAGGTAACAGTTACAGCTCCTATTTCAGGTAGAGTAGCCGATCGCGAAGTCAGTCTCGGTCAATCCTTCGAGGATGCAGGTGGCAAGTTGATGACAATTATCAACGACAGTCGGGTTTATGCCACAGCCAACATTTATGAAAAAGATTTAAATAAAGTCAAAAACGGTCAACCAGTCAGAGTTACAGTTGCTTCTATGCCTAACCGAAGTTTTACTGGACGAGTTGCGGTTATCGGTTCGGTGGTGGAAGGCGAAGCGCGGGTAGTCCCTGTCAAAGCCGAGATCGATAACTCTGGCGGAGTTCTAAAATCAGGGATGTTTGCCCAACTAGAAGTACTCACAGACAGGACAGCGACAGCTCTGGCAATTCCTAGCTCGGCTGTGGTAGAAGCAAACGGCAAACAGATGGTTTACATCCAAAATGGGAATGCTTATCAACCTGTTGAAGTGATTTTAGGTCAGACCATTGGGGATACGATTGAGGTGAAAAGCGGGTTGTTTGAGGGGGATGCGATCGTCACTCAACGCGCGCCTCAACTATACGCACAGTCTTTACGTGGAGACGGGGAGCAGGGGAGGAGAGGAGCAGGGGAAGAAAAAACTTCTGCCTCTACAACAACAGGATGGCAATTTCCTGGGTGGTTGATGGGAGCAACAGGGGGATTGGCGATCGGTACGGTTGCTTTCGCAGCAGGTGCTGTTTGGTCTAGTCGTCGTACCAAGTCTCAGGTCGTGCCAGCATCTACAGAATTGGCTGACGAAGTGAATGAGTATCGAAATGGTAAAAGTTCTAGCAGATCGACCGATCCTGCATCCGAACCAGGCGAGAGCGGAGAGTCTGTTTTTGGTGACGAATCAAATTCGATGAACGACAACCATCATCTGAGAAGCCAGCAGTCAGAGATCGGAGATTGGAAGTAA
- a CDS encoding CusA/CzcA family heavy metal efflux RND transporter, with translation MLNSILKWSIIQRWLVVLGAIIVTILGIYNLRQMPLDVFPNFAPPQVEIQTEAPGLAPEEVESLITLPIESAINGTPGVTTVRSSSAVGISVVKVIFSWDTDVFQARQLVTERLQQAQSKLPQNIEPPQISPTSSPIGTMLQYAFTAETTPLMEVRRLVDRDITNRLLAVPGVSQVIAYGGDIRQYQVLTDPAKLQAFNVSLAEVTEAARAANTNAAGGFLVNPDRELLIRGIGRISSIEELKQSVVTARNGKPVLLSDVADVQIGAALQRGDGSFNGQRAVVVMVNKQPQADTPTVTKAIEAAIADIQPSLPKDVKVTVSFRQQNFIDDAIRNVEDSLRDGIIIVSVILVLFLMNWRTAVITLSAIPLSILIGLLILNWFGQGINTMTLGGLAVAIGSVVDDSIVDMENAYRGLRKNQLAGNPVHPFQVVYDTSVEVRVSVLFSTVIIAVVFAPIFTLTGVEGRIFAPMGVAYLVSIFASTLVAMTLSPALCAILLANRRLPEEETWVSRWSQRLYRPLLRFSIRVPSIILTIAVALFIASAVVLPSLGRVFLPEFQERSLVNAMLLYPGVSLEVTNKSGMAIQEALKGDPRFESVQLRSGRAPGDADAGGVNLGHVDIEISDEGMKDRAATIEKIRAEFAKLPGVAPSIGGFISHRMDEVLSGVRSAIAVKIFGPELDELRSIGAEVQATMSNVQGIVDLQLEPQVPIKQVQIQFDRPAAARYGLSVGQLSEAIETALNGRVVSQVLQEQQLFDLLVWLKQSERNNLETIRNLLVDTPNGQKIPLASVAKIDYGTGPNTINRENVSRLIVVSANVSGRDLGSVIEDIRTNIKQQVQLPSGYFVQYGGQFESEQRATQNLLIFGGLAIVVIAVLMYFAVKSISAMLMILINLPLALVGGIFSVALGGGVISVASTIGFITLFGVATRNGLLLVENYNAKLAQGMPLKAVLFEGSMERLAAILMTALTSALGMVPLVIGSGAGKEILQPLAIVVLGGLFTSTALTLLVLPALYAQFGKFLVSYTSVTNDRASSIPPSSLYDSVKSIRSSKIPPRPP, from the coding sequence ATGCTCAATTCCATCCTGAAGTGGTCAATTATTCAACGCTGGTTGGTTGTTCTGGGAGCAATTATTGTCACCATATTAGGAATTTACAATTTAAGGCAGATGCCCTTAGATGTTTTTCCGAATTTTGCACCGCCCCAAGTTGAAATTCAAACAGAAGCACCAGGACTAGCTCCTGAAGAAGTCGAATCTTTAATTACATTACCAATTGAAAGTGCGATCAATGGTACGCCTGGAGTGACGACAGTACGCTCGTCTTCTGCGGTTGGAATTTCCGTTGTCAAGGTCATCTTTAGCTGGGACACTGATGTATTTCAAGCTCGCCAGTTGGTGACAGAACGATTGCAGCAAGCCCAAAGCAAGCTACCTCAAAACATCGAGCCACCACAAATTTCTCCAACTAGCTCTCCCATCGGTACGATGTTGCAATATGCGTTTACTGCTGAGACGACACCACTGATGGAAGTGAGGCGGCTGGTCGATCGCGATATTACTAACCGCCTGCTGGCAGTGCCAGGAGTTTCTCAAGTCATTGCCTATGGAGGAGATATTCGCCAATATCAAGTGTTGACCGATCCGGCAAAGTTACAAGCCTTTAACGTGTCTTTGGCAGAAGTTACCGAAGCAGCACGAGCGGCGAATACCAATGCTGCTGGTGGCTTTCTTGTCAACCCAGATCGAGAACTGTTAATTCGGGGCATCGGGCGAATTTCATCAATCGAGGAGTTAAAACAATCGGTCGTTACCGCTCGTAACGGCAAACCTGTATTACTCAGTGATGTAGCCGACGTACAAATCGGTGCAGCCTTGCAACGGGGTGATGGCAGTTTCAACGGTCAGCGAGCGGTTGTCGTGATGGTTAACAAACAACCTCAAGCTGATACTCCGACCGTGACAAAAGCGATTGAAGCAGCGATCGCAGATATTCAGCCTAGCCTACCCAAAGATGTTAAAGTTACCGTTTCTTTTCGCCAGCAAAACTTCATCGATGACGCGATAAGAAATGTTGAAGATTCCCTGCGGGATGGCATCATTATTGTTTCCGTTATCCTAGTGCTGTTTTTGATGAATTGGCGTACTGCCGTTATTACTCTCAGCGCTATTCCTTTATCAATACTGATTGGACTGCTAATTTTGAATTGGTTTGGTCAAGGCATCAACACGATGACTTTGGGAGGACTAGCGGTAGCAATTGGCTCGGTGGTGGATGACTCAATTGTGGATATGGAAAATGCCTACCGAGGGTTGCGAAAAAATCAGCTAGCGGGAAATCCGGTTCATCCGTTTCAAGTGGTCTATGACACATCAGTAGAAGTGCGTGTTAGCGTGCTATTTTCCACAGTCATTATTGCTGTTGTTTTTGCCCCCATTTTTACGCTGACAGGAGTTGAGGGTCGAATTTTTGCCCCAATGGGCGTAGCTTACTTAGTCTCTATTTTTGCTTCAACTCTAGTAGCAATGACGCTCTCGCCAGCCTTGTGTGCCATCTTGTTAGCCAACCGCCGATTACCAGAGGAAGAAACTTGGGTTTCGCGTTGGTCTCAACGGTTGTATCGTCCCCTACTCAGATTTTCCATTCGCGTTCCGAGTATCATTTTGACGATCGCAGTGGCTTTATTTATCGCCTCCGCGGTCGTTTTACCGTCGTTAGGACGAGTGTTTTTACCGGAATTTCAAGAGCGATCGCTTGTCAATGCTATGTTGCTATACCCTGGCGTTTCTTTGGAAGTCACAAACAAGTCGGGAATGGCAATTCAAGAGGCGCTTAAGGGCGATCCTCGGTTTGAGTCCGTGCAGTTACGCTCTGGACGTGCGCCAGGAGATGCAGATGCGGGTGGTGTCAACTTGGGACACGTAGATATAGAAATTAGCGATGAAGGAATGAAAGATCGAGCAGCGACCATCGAAAAGATTAGAGCCGAATTTGCGAAACTACCAGGTGTTGCTCCTAGTATTGGTGGTTTTATTTCTCACCGCATGGACGAGGTATTATCTGGGGTCAGAAGTGCGATCGCGGTAAAAATTTTTGGTCCTGAACTGGATGAATTACGCAGTATTGGTGCTGAAGTTCAGGCAACAATGAGCAACGTCCAGGGGATCGTAGATTTGCAGCTAGAACCCCAAGTTCCAATCAAACAGGTACAAATTCAATTCGATCGCCCTGCTGCTGCTCGTTACGGTCTTTCAGTCGGTCAACTATCAGAAGCGATCGAAACTGCCTTAAATGGACGAGTCGTTTCTCAGGTATTGCAAGAACAACAGTTATTCGACTTATTAGTATGGTTAAAACAGAGCGAGCGCAATAACTTAGAAACTATCAGAAATTTATTAGTCGATACTCCCAACGGACAAAAAATTCCTCTGGCATCTGTTGCTAAAATCGACTACGGTACTGGTCCTAATACCATTAATCGGGAAAATGTATCGCGATTAATTGTTGTTTCTGCTAATGTATCCGGTCGAGATTTAGGTTCTGTTATTGAAGATATTCGCACTAATATTAAACAACAAGTGCAACTGCCTTCCGGCTATTTTGTTCAATACGGTGGTCAGTTTGAATCAGAGCAACGAGCCACTCAAAACTTACTAATATTCGGTGGTTTAGCTATTGTCGTCATTGCAGTTTTGATGTACTTTGCTGTCAAGTCCATATCTGCCATGTTGATGATTCTAATTAACCTACCCCTGGCTTTGGTAGGAGGCATTTTTTCTGTGGCTTTGGGTGGTGGTGTCATTTCTGTGGCTTCAACGATCGGATTTATCACTTTATTTGGAGTCGCCACGCGCAACGGTTTACTATTAGTTGAAAACTACAACGCCAAGTTAGCGCAGGGAATGCCGTTGAAGGCAGTCCTATTTGAGGGTTCTATGGAACGATTGGCGGCCATTTTAATGACAGCTCTTACCTCAGCACTCGGCATGGTTCCGCTAGTTATTGGTAGTGGAGCAGGTAAGGAAATTTTGCAACCTTTAGCGATCGTGGTGTTAGGTGGATTGTTTACTTCCACTGCATTAACCCTGCTAGTTCTTCCAGCTTTATATGCTCAATTTGGTAAATTTTTGGTTTCATACACTTCAGTGACAAACGATAGAGCCTCAAGTATCCCCCCTAGCTCCCTATATGATTCAGTTAAAAGTATAAGATCCTCGAAGATCCCCCCTCGCCCCCCTTAA
- a CDS encoding M16 family metallopeptidase, translating into MTSILLKTPPIATPKLHRLANGLTIVAQQMPVEAVNLSLWVNVGSAFESDAINGVAHFLEHMVFKGTPQLTTGEFERRVEARGAIANAATSQDYTQFYITTAPSDFAALAPLQIDIVLNSLIPDDAFELERLVVLEEIRRSDDNPRRRTFQRAMEIAFDRLPYRRSVLGTVDAIAQLQPQQMRDFHATWYQPQSITASVVGNLPEAELIDIVANSFASADQMSVRAGLSDLPRGEQTSSQLNPSLPNTPEPPFTQIVRHEFVDPSLQQARLVMLWRVPGLVQLEQTYALDVLAAILSHGRTSRLVRELREEKGWVSNISVSNLTQHLQGLFYVSAQMPVENLEMVEAAIASQIEKLQSTPVQESEIARIGTQVANRFIFANETPSERAGLYGYYQSLTGNLASALEYPNKIQALTAADLQAAAVQYLSPSAYGIVTTKPE; encoded by the coding sequence ACAGCAAATGCCTGTAGAAGCAGTTAATCTCAGTTTATGGGTTAATGTCGGTTCAGCATTTGAATCAGATGCCATCAATGGTGTAGCTCATTTCTTAGAGCATATGGTGTTTAAAGGCACTCCACAACTGACAACGGGTGAATTTGAGCGTCGCGTTGAGGCGCGGGGTGCGATCGCAAATGCGGCAACCAGTCAAGATTATACTCAGTTTTACATTACGACTGCTCCATCAGATTTTGCAGCTTTAGCACCACTGCAAATCGATATCGTCCTCAACAGTTTAATTCCCGATGATGCATTTGAGTTAGAACGCTTAGTCGTGTTAGAAGAAATTCGTCGCTCTGACGACAATCCTCGTCGCCGGACTTTTCAACGGGCGATGGAAATAGCTTTTGACCGCTTACCCTATCGTCGCTCAGTTTTGGGTACAGTGGATGCGATCGCGCAATTACAACCGCAGCAAATGCGCGATTTTCACGCCACCTGGTATCAACCTCAGTCCATCACAGCATCGGTTGTCGGCAACTTACCCGAAGCAGAATTAATCGATATCGTTGCCAATAGTTTTGCTAGCGCAGACCAAATGTCTGTACGGGCGGGTTTGTCCGATCTTCCTAGAGGTGAACAAACATCCTCTCAATTAAACCCGTCCCTACCTAATACCCCCGAACCCCCCTTCACCCAAATCGTCCGCCACGAATTCGTCGATCCCAGCTTGCAACAAGCAAGACTCGTCATGCTGTGGCGAGTTCCAGGGTTAGTACAGCTAGAGCAAACTTACGCCCTCGATGTCTTAGCAGCAATTTTGAGTCACGGGCGTACGTCCAGATTAGTGAGAGAACTGCGAGAAGAAAAGGGCTGGGTTTCCAATATTTCTGTGAGTAACTTGACGCAGCACCTACAAGGGCTATTTTACGTTTCTGCCCAGATGCCAGTGGAAAACCTGGAGATGGTCGAGGCGGCGATCGCATCCCAAATCGAGAAGTTACAATCTACTCCCGTACAGGAATCAGAAATTGCTCGGATCGGCACTCAAGTTGCCAATCGCTTTATTTTTGCTAACGAAACGCCTAGCGAACGCGCTGGTTTGTATGGCTACTATCAATCTTTAACCGGAAACCTAGCATCCGCGTTGGAGTACCCAAATAAAATACAAGCTCTGACTGCTGCCGACTTACAAGCTGCTGCCGTGCAATATCTTTCTCCCTCGGCTTACGGTATCGTTACCACTAAACCCGAATAA
- a CDS encoding heavy metal-responsive transcriptional regulator — protein MLVQERSLLIGQVTAMSGVPIRTIRYYETLGLLQSSSRTEGGFRQFSPDVLTRLSFIKRAQKLGLSLEEIKEILDVYDRGNLPCGEVKEKLEDKLRQIDRQIQQLMTLQAELKGLLSGWESVPVPQPGTICPIVQRDRDDRLDSGRSSDDE, from the coding sequence ATGTTGGTTCAAGAGCGATCGCTACTCATCGGTCAGGTAACGGCTATGAGCGGTGTCCCCATTAGAACGATCCGCTATTATGAAACTCTGGGTCTGTTACAATCTTCCAGTCGGACTGAAGGAGGCTTCCGGCAATTTTCCCCCGATGTCTTGACTCGACTATCGTTCATCAAGCGCGCTCAAAAACTCGGTCTGAGCCTGGAAGAAATTAAAGAAATTCTTGATGTTTACGATCGCGGCAATTTGCCTTGCGGTGAGGTGAAAGAAAAGCTGGAAGATAAATTGCGACAAATCGATCGCCAAATTCAACAGTTGATGACGTTGCAGGCTGAATTGAAGGGATTGCTTTCGGGTTGGGAGTCCGTTCCAGTTCCGCAGCCTGGAACAATTTGCCCGATTGTTCAGAGAGATAGAGACGATCGCCTGGATAGTGGGCGATCGTCAGATGATGAATAG